A section of the Apostichopus japonicus isolate 1M-3 chromosome 1, ASM3797524v1, whole genome shotgun sequence genome encodes:
- the LOC139970441 gene encoding uncharacterized protein isoform X3: MDSETNTTKPTSYEMEQSMGFGSFKVALAGLLKLEIILHLATYFEYPPAKISELRETPGEKGLVMATLMEERGQINSNDISPLLLALDKLKLFGIMSSTRHLFELHTGKKNPEPLPKPQSRGKTKLFLEYLRSTYTLWFNKIQPIPYIRDHVACVDDIYIETGMEVTKRSPSNEKDLNPDVGSRTKKLKSYRDVFSDNVISSNRVILHGDAGYGKSCFTLKAAHDWCTENILSPLKDVGIFILLPLRLLGDISSLFLAISLLLMPGESRLTEDDIMEVLNNSCSVVIVLDGYDEYPDKDSGVGTDIIKLTAGTMFANFKVITCTRSSCIPQDLDPRTVFIRLTGFDDNAKNEYIHRAVVGEDNEEAADRIKRLLSSSHVISDICQVPLFCVMFAHIANEEEDLVKFTSVTTFFRYMLTCFYNHMWRKKDTASSKKRNESPADHTKLNKVVFNDLTGSTQQIVWDKHEFKNKIGSKCYDELIEIGILLEDEVMEVNNTPGVSVHEHIRRREIVRFYHKLFAEWYAANYLADCAGSIFTFWLNTTFERVNPLDLQFVFRFACGLNTKASQRIIEYLRKIDDGQSFASLCFFEQMGSEEDIIDTAKQMCSDGMVIGCSDSRLLQRSNIQILDIASKGQIPVTYLQLKDSFRKIDGSNIILSSGLDLPCPLSVATMSIIRTSDDLENVRVRNEEHSFQNEQESEDVTVSQDTVTKLLQYGLKSRALKELTFEGHMLPLSFPPESIPDLQSKDIKISWKLLNFEFRLDLQSGNWKMDDIETIRKTILPTVSLENFISRKRETATILLLANGTYHNMGIPCLHFLGSFDTIYDKNIKLQSGLVVACPTSVKRVHLAATGNESSRCHEDRALTEEDVLAIFQYSLQSQTLAEIIFEDYLLPLKFDHDRIQEELKSRRIKVYWRLNHRQCFLELESGLWKHHDVHYVQSIRDTCSRTVKFTKNQKASLQYSNIQLLVIASNHDIQIHGLHLIHTFGTTDGITLSLRSGVAVPKVSVKSIRITKQYTDSSTADENEINEEQIEGLLQYGLQSEYFCKLSFQECLLPLTFRPLSEELQTKARAVRVSWCLCDRKFLLDSESGQWKVKKADMASLQDRCSRDIFIENTASVLRQRSTIQELVIASNNTIPIRRLCLRGSFQDIDGEDIVLTTGLRLQILTSVETIEIRAEGREISDEVIGGILKYANQSHNLKEMKFYHCLLPFSIPVPDIRESLRSKKVIVYWYPSYNLGHNYQLHLHSGHWLRAGLVEITDKQYDEEVDHVRSIRR, translated from the exons ATGGATAGCGAGACCAATACTACAAAGCCTACAAGCTATGAAATGGAGCAAAGTATGG GTTTTGGCAGCTTCAAAGTCGCCTTAGCTGGTCTTTTAAAGCTTGAAATAATACTGCATCTAGCAACGTACTTTGAATATCCACCGGCGAAAATAAGTGAACTCAGAGAAACACCTGGAGAGAAAGGTCTTGTAATGGCAACTTTGATGGAAGAAAGGGGCCAAATAAATTCAAACGACATCTCACCTCTTCTCCTTGCCCTGGATAAATTAAAGCTTTTTGGAATAATGTCCTCAACCAGACATCTTTTTGAGTTACATACGGGCAAGAAAAATCCAGAGCCATTGCCGAAGCCGCAATCTAGAG GAAAAACCAAACTTTTCTTAGAATATTTAAGAAGTACTTACACGCTATGGTTCAATAAGATCCAACCAATTCCGTATATTCGCGACCATGTTGCCTGCGTTGACGATATCTATATAGAGACCGGTATGGAGGTGACTAAGAGATCACCATCAAACGAGAAAGATTTGAATCCGGATGTTGGATCCCGTACCAAGAAGTTAAAGTCATACCGTGATGTTTTCAGCGACAATGTCATTTCATCTAATCGCGTGATACTGCACGGAGATGCCGGCTATGGTAAATCGTGTTTTACTCTGAAAGCTGCACATGATTGGTGCACTGAAAACATTTTGTCTCCTCTTAAAGATGTTggtatctttattttgcttccaCTAAGACTTCTTGGTGATATATCATCACTTTTCCTTGCGATCAGTCTGTTACTCATGCCAGGAGAATCAAGGCTCACCGAAGACGATATCATGGAGGTATTGAACAACAGCTGCTCTGTTGTGATCGTGTTAGACGGCTACGATGAGTATCCTGACAAGGATAGTGGTGTTGGCACGGATATTATCAAACTAACAGCAGGAACAATGTTTGCAAACTTTAAAGTTATTACCTGCACAAGGTCTTCATGTATACCCCAGGACCTGGATCCTCGCACTGTATTTATTAGGTTGACTGGCTTTGATGACAATGCAAAGAATGAATACATACATCGAGCTGTCGTCGGTGAAGACAACGAGGAAGCAGCCGACAGGATCAAGCGTCTTCTTAGCAGCAGCCATGTAATAAGTGACATTTGCCAAGTACCACTATTCTGTGTCATGTTTGCCCACATTGCCAATGAAGAAGAGGACTTGGTTAAGTTTACCTCCGTTACAACCTTCTTCAGATATATGCTGACCTGCTTTTACAATCAcatgtggagaaaaaaggatACCGCTTCTTCGAAGAAAAGGAATGAGTCACCAGCTGATCATACCAAGCTCAATAAAGTGGTTTTCAATGATCTCACGGGCAGTACTCAACAAATCGTTTGGGACAAACATGAGTTTAAGAATAAAATAGGATCCAAATGCTATGATGAACTTATTGAAATAGGCATACTTCTTGAGGACGAGGTAATGGAGGTTAACAACACACCGGGAGTTAGTGTTCATGAACATATCAGACGCCGAGAAATAGTCAGATTTTATCATAAACTCTTTGCTGAGTGGTATGCAGCTAACTATCTTGCAGATTGCGCTGGATCGATTTTTACATTCTGGTTAAACACAACCTTCGAACGTGTAAATCCCTTAGACCTCCAATTTGTATTTCGCTTTGCATGTGGACTAAACACCAAAGCATCTCAAAGAATTATAGAGTATCTCAGGAAAATTGATGACGGCCAGTCATTTGCATCTCTGTGTTTCTTCGAGCAGATGGGAAGTGAGGAGGATATAATTGATACTGCCAAACAGATGTGTTCCGACGGCATGGTCATCGGATGTAGCGATAGCAGACTGCTACAGCGTTCGAACATACAGATTCTGGATATTGCATCAAAGGGTCAG ATTCCTGTGACCTATTTACAGCTTAAAGACTCTTTCCGCAAAATCGATGGGAGTAACATTATTCTCAGTTCTGGACTGGATTTGCCCTGTCCATTGTCAGTGGCAACAATGTCAATCATCAGGACAAGTGATGACCTTGAAAATGTACGTGTCCGCAATGAAGAACACTCATTTCAGAATGAGCAAGAAAGCGAAGATGTAACCGTTAGTCAAGACACCGTCACAAAATTACTTCAGTATGGATTAAAATCACGGGCATTGAAAGAGTTAAC GTTTGAAGGTCACATGCTGCCTTTGTCATTTCCTCCAGAGTCGATTCCTGACCTTCAATCAAAGGATATAAAAA tCTCATGGAAACTGCTGAACTTCGAGTTTCGTCTTGATCTGCAGTCCGGGAACTGGAAG ATGGATGATATCGAAACTATCCGCAAGACCATTTTACCTACTGTGTCATTGGAAAATTTCATCAGTAGAAAACGCGAAACGGCTACAATCTTGTTACTGGCGAATGGAACATATCACAAC ATGGGGATACCCTGTTTGCATTTCCTTGGCTCGTTCGATACgatttatgataaaaacatcAAACTTCAATCTGGACTCGTGGTAGCTTGTCCAACATCGGTAAAAAGGGTGCACTTAGCAGCGACAGGAAACGAGTCAAGTCGATGTCACGAGGACCGAGCCCTAACTGAGGAAGACGTTCTTGCAATTTTCCAATATAGTCTGCAATCTCAAACATTAGCAGAAATTAT TTTCGAAGATTATCTGCTTCCCTTGAAATTTGACCATGATCGTATCCAAGAGGAGCTAAAGTCAAGACGTATAAAAG TCTACTGGCGGTTGAACCATCGACAATGCTTTCTGGAGCTCGAGTCAGGTCTTTGGAAG CACCATGACGTCCATTACGTCCAGTCTATCCGTGATACGTGTTCACGAACCGTGAAATTCACGAAGAACCAAAAGGCATCACTCCAGTATTCAAACATCCAACTACTAGTTATTGCCTCTAACCATGAC ATCCAGATACACGGTCTTCACCTGATACACACGTTTGGTACGACAGACGGTATTACACTTTCACTTCGCTCTGGCGTAGCTGTGCCCAAAGTGTCGGTAAAATCGATCAGGATAACAAAGCAATATACCGATTCATCTACGGctgatgaaaatgaaattaacgAAGAACAGATTGAGGGACTCCTCCAATATGGATTACAATCGGAATACTTTTGCAAGCTCTC ATTTCAAGAATGCCTATTACCGCTTACCTTTCGACCCTTATCTGAGGAACTTCAAACTAAAGCAAGAGCTGTCAGAG TCTCATGGTGTCTTTGTGATCGTAAGTTTCTTCTCGATAGCGAATCCGGACAGTGGAAA GTCAAAAAGGCTGACATGGCATCATTGCAAGATCGATGTTCAAGAGATATTTTcatagaaaatacggcaagtgTTTTACGACAAAGGTCTACCATACAAGAATTGGTGATTGCATCTAACAATACG ATACCTATTAGACGCCTGTGCCTCAGAGGGTCATTTCAAGATATTGATGGGGAGGACATTGTTCTCACCACAGGACTACGACTACAGATTCTTACCTCCGTAGAGACCATCGAGATAAGAGCGGAGGGAAGGGAAATATCCGACGAGGTGATTGGTGGAATACTGAAATATGCAAATCAATCACATAACTTAAAAGAGATGAA GTTTTATCACTGCCTGTTACCTTTCTCTATACCGGTTCCTGACATTCGAGAATCATTGCGGTCAAAGAAAGTAATAG TGTACTGGTACCCTAGCTACAATCTAGGACACAATTATCAACTTCACCTTCACTCCGGACATTGGCTG AGAGCAGGACTTGTTGAGATAACGGATAAGCAGTATGATGAAGAG GTTGACCATGTTCGGAGCATTAGGAG